Proteins from a genomic interval of Corythoichthys intestinalis isolate RoL2023-P3 chromosome 3, ASM3026506v1, whole genome shotgun sequence:
- the LOC130913674 gene encoding phosphatidylinositol transfer protein beta isoform-like has product MVLIKEYRVVLPCSVEEYQVGQLFSVAEASKNETGGGEGIEVLRNEPYEKEGEKGQYTHKIYRLKSRVPTFIQLLAPESAFVFHEKAWNAYPYCRTGECSSRCLLFLYASDYFLNDYLGSQCSLYFNVANVMFLFSSPPAYPWSEVTNEYMKDNFLIKIETWHKPDLGTQENVHKLDRSSWQQVTVVPIDIADGSQVCASDYKQDEDPAKFKSVKTGRGPLGPFWKKELGAKNDCPRMCAYKLVTVKFKWFGLQTRVENLIHEQEKRIFTNFHRQLFCWIDKWVELTMDDIRRMEAETQKELDELRKKGDVRGTSAADE; this is encoded by the exons CCGTGTGGTTTTACCTTGTAGCGTTGAGGAG TATCAAGTTGGACAGTTGTTTTCTGTGGCTGAAGCAAGTAAAAATGAAACGGGTGGTGGCGAGGGGATAGAAGTATTAAGAAATGAGCCCTATGAGAAGGAGGGAGAAAAAGGACAGTATACACACAAAATCTACCGTCTTAAAAG TCGAGTTCCAACGTTTATTCAGCTATTGGCACCAGAAAGCGCCTTTGTATTCCATGAAAAAGCCTGGAATGCCTACCCCTACTGCAGAACTGGTGAGTGCTCTTCCCGTTGTTTGCTCTTCCTCTATGCTTCCGACTATTTTCTGAATGATTATCTTGGCTCACAGTGCTCATTGTATTTTAATGTGGCTAATGTCATGTTTCTTTTTTCCTCTCCTCCTGCCTATCCATGGTCAGAAGTGACG AATGAATATATGAAAGATAATTTCTTGATCAAGATTGAGACGTGGCATAAACCTGACCTTGGAACACAAGAAAAT GTTCACAAGCTTGATCGTTCATCCTGGCAGCAAGTCACTGTTGTACCTATTGACATTGCTGACGGAAGTCAAGTGTGTGCCTCT GACTACAAGCAGGATGAGGACCCTGCCAAGTTCAAGTCTGTTAAGACGGGAAGAGGACCACTTGGACCTTTCTGGAAG AAAGAGCTGGGTGCCAAGAACGACTGCCCTAGAATGTGTGCCTACAAACTGGTCACGGTGAAGTTTAAATGGTTCGGCCTTCAAACTAGAGTGGAGAACTTAATTCATGAG CAAGAAAAGAGGATATTCACCAACTTTCACCGTCAGCTTTTCTGTTGGATTGACAAGTGGGTGGAGCTAACAATGGATGATATTCGGCGGATGGAGGCAGAGACTCAGAAGGAGCTGGATGAG CTCCGCAAAAAAGGTGACGTCAGAGGAACGAGTGCTGCAGACGAATAA